The region TCACAGAAATTCCTCTGTGACTAACTCTGTGGATAAATACTAGATATGGATATTTTTTGATAAATGGCTACTACATGGTGAGTATTCTAGTCTGGATTCGTTTGAGTACAAGGCTTGATTTTGGTGTTAATTTCAGGTTGCTGAAGCGTTGGTTTCTCGAAATCCTGATTTTGTAAGGGCTAAGAGGATGTCAATATTCTGTAAAAAAAATAAGTCGCGTCCATTTTGTTGGTTTTTCAGATAAACCCAAAAAATTGCGCGGTGAAAAACCACGCAACTTTTAAGAGTATTCTTAATGGGTTCTATTTATCGTGGCGGGTATGAAGCATGTAGTTCACGTCTACGTTTGGACCGAGCTTAAAGTGGTCCGTCAACGGGTTGTAATGCAGCCCGGTGATATGCTTTTCACGCAGCGGCGTACTGTCAACCCAGTGCATCAGCTCTGCTGGGCGAATGAATTTCTTAATATCGTGCGTGCCGCGTGGCACCATTTTTAAAACATACTCAGCGCCGATAACGGCCATCATCCACGCTTTTGCATTGCGGTTGATCGTGGAGAAAAACACGTGCCCGCCTGGCTTGACCAACTTAGCGCAAGCCTGCACCACGGAGTGCGGATCGGGAACGTGTTCCAGCATCTCCATGCAGGTGACCACATCGTAAAGGCCTGGGTGAGCATGAGCATGGGCTTCTACCGTTTCCTGCACGTAATCGACAGTGATACCGCTTTCCAGCGCATGTAAACGCGCAACGTCTAACGGCTCTGCGCCCATATCCAGCCCGGTGACGTCCGCACCTTCACGCGCCATGCTCTCGGCCAAAATGCCGCCGCCGCAGCCGACATCCAACACTTTCTTGCCGAACAGGCCTTCCGCACGCCGTGAAATATAGCCCAGACGCAGCGGATTAATGCGGTGCAAGGGTTTGAATTCACCGTCTAAATCCCACCAGCGGGAGGCAATAGCCTCAAATTTGGCAATTTCCTGATGGTCAACGTTCGGGGTTTGATTTTCTACATTCATGTGTCATCGCTGCCTTTCATCATCTTCTACTGCCGCGAGTATACCCCTTCATGTCGCAACGTGC is a window of Pectobacterium punjabense DNA encoding:
- the ubiG gene encoding bifunctional 2-polyprenyl-6-hydroxyphenol methylase/3-demethylubiquinol 3-O-methyltransferase UbiG; this encodes MNVENQTPNVDHQEIAKFEAIASRWWDLDGEFKPLHRINPLRLGYISRRAEGLFGKKVLDVGCGGGILAESMAREGADVTGLDMGAEPLDVARLHALESGITVDYVQETVEAHAHAHPGLYDVVTCMEMLEHVPDPHSVVQACAKLVKPGGHVFFSTINRNAKAWMMAVIGAEYVLKMVPRGTHDIKKFIRPAELMHWVDSTPLREKHITGLHYNPLTDHFKLGPNVDVNYMLHTRHDK